The Geotalea uraniireducens Rf4 genome window below encodes:
- the nifS gene encoding cysteine desulfurase NifS, producing MIYMDYNATTPVHPDVLEALLPYYKESFGNPSSIHWAGRMVKGALEEAREKVAALVGCDPVEVVFTSCGSEADNMAVKGVAAALRGKGNNIITTAVEHPAVLNACLYLESNGFEITRLRVDRHGIVDLDELEAAINEKTILVSAMFANNETGVLFPVAEIGEIAARRGVYFHCDAVQAVGKAPIDCREMGIRLLALSGHKLGAPKGIGALIVRKGVKLHPLIHGGSQERNRRAGTENVAGIVALGKACEIAKAEMAAESSRLKTLRDRLEHGILTEFPDVRLNGHPENRLPTTTNLSFPRLEADSLLLNLDLAGVAVSSGSACSSGTLKTSPVLAAMGVEPALARGSVRFSLGRGTTEAEMDYVLDVLPGIIERLREQQ from the coding sequence ATGATCTACATGGACTACAACGCCACAACCCCGGTTCACCCGGATGTGTTGGAGGCGCTCCTCCCCTATTACAAGGAAAGCTTCGGCAACCCTTCCAGCATCCACTGGGCCGGCCGCATGGTCAAGGGGGCGTTGGAAGAAGCCCGCGAAAAGGTGGCGGCGCTGGTCGGCTGCGATCCGGTCGAGGTGGTCTTCACCTCCTGCGGCAGCGAAGCGGACAACATGGCCGTCAAGGGGGTTGCAGCGGCCCTGCGCGGCAAGGGTAACAACATCATTACCACCGCGGTGGAACATCCGGCGGTTTTGAATGCCTGTCTCTACCTGGAAAGCAACGGGTTCGAGATTACCCGGCTGCGTGTGGACCGCCACGGCATCGTCGACCTCGACGAACTTGAGGCGGCCATCAATGAAAAGACCATCCTTGTTTCGGCAATGTTCGCCAACAATGAGACCGGCGTGCTCTTCCCGGTAGCCGAGATCGGGGAAATCGCCGCGAGGCGCGGCGTGTACTTCCATTGCGATGCAGTGCAAGCCGTCGGCAAGGCGCCGATAGACTGCCGGGAAATGGGCATTCGCCTGCTGGCACTGTCGGGTCACAAGCTAGGTGCGCCGAAAGGGATCGGCGCCCTGATCGTCAGGAAAGGGGTCAAACTCCACCCGTTGATCCATGGCGGCTCGCAGGAGCGCAACCGCCGGGCCGGCACTGAAAACGTCGCCGGCATCGTCGCCCTTGGAAAAGCGTGCGAGATAGCGAAGGCAGAGATGGCCGCGGAATCGTCACGTCTCAAGACCTTGCGCGACCGACTGGAACATGGGATCCTGACTGAATTCCCGGATGTGCGGCTTAACGGTCACCCGGAAAATCGCCTCCCGACCACGACAAACCTCTCCTTCCCCCGTCTGGAAGCGGACTCGCTCCTCTTGAACCTGGATCTGGCCGGCGTTGCCGTCTCCTCCGGTTCCGCCTGCAGCTCCGGCACCCTGAAAACCTCGCCGGTATTGGCGGCGATGGGGGTCGAACCGGCTCTGGCCAGGGGCTCGGTCCGTTTTTCCCTGGGGAGGGGAACCACGGAAGCGGAAATGGATTACGTGCTGGACGTGTTGCCGGGGATTATCGAACGACTGCGTGAACAGCAGTAA
- a CDS encoding type II toxin-antitoxin system Phd/YefM family antitoxin, translating into MKMSEAVKPISYFKSHASEVVRDVVETHRPVVITLNGEAKAIVQDLREYEKTGESLALLKILAMGQKDVEEGKTRPFRTAFADIRSGIKKERS; encoded by the coding sequence ATGAAAATGAGCGAAGCGGTGAAGCCGATCAGCTATTTCAAGTCCCATGCTTCCGAAGTGGTGCGTGATGTGGTGGAGACCCACCGGCCGGTGGTGATCACCTTGAACGGCGAGGCCAAAGCCATTGTCCAGGACCTGCGCGAATATGAAAAAACGGGGGAGAGCCTGGCGCTCCTGAAGATTCTGGCCATGGGACAGAAAGATGTTGAAGAAGGCAAAACAAGGCCGTTCCGCACTGCGTTTGCAGACATCCGTTCCGGAATAAAGAAAGAACGGTCATGA
- the mtaB gene encoding tRNA (N(6)-L-threonylcarbamoyladenosine(37)-C(2))-methylthiotransferase MtaB codes for MNTVAITTLGCKINQFESAAMSEALGKDGFQVIPFDDVADIYVINTCTVTSRTDAESRRLIRRASRQNPSARIVVTGCYAQVAFEELSDMPGVNLILGNSEKKGIAALLKEIGDGRQVLVSDISREKDAGGAQLESFAEHTRAFLQVQNGCDAFCSYCIVPYARGRSRSVPLDEALAGIRTFAAQGFKEVVLTGIHLGGYGLDLTPPLTLLDILIAAEKQQLVERIRVGSVEPTEVSDALIAFLAGSKLVCPHLHIPLQSGNDQVLSRMNRKYAANLFREVVEKLVCALPDICIGTDIITGFPGESAEEFEQGYRFLESLPVAYFHVFPFSPRTGTPAATMGDHVRSSVIKERAKALRKLSEEKKKAYYRTFLGKELPVLIQNREENGMLKGLSRNYMPVFVKGDDSLINNEQRVRITGVVREEVKGEVVADDPAP; via the coding sequence ATGAATACGGTGGCTATCACCACCCTCGGCTGCAAGATCAACCAGTTCGAATCGGCTGCCATGTCCGAGGCCTTGGGGAAGGATGGTTTTCAGGTCATCCCCTTCGATGACGTCGCTGACATTTACGTGATAAATACCTGCACCGTAACCTCCAGGACCGATGCCGAATCGCGCCGTCTCATCCGCCGGGCTTCCCGGCAGAACCCCTCCGCCAGAATCGTCGTTACCGGCTGTTATGCGCAGGTCGCATTCGAGGAACTGAGCGACATGCCCGGCGTGAACCTGATCCTCGGCAACAGCGAAAAGAAGGGGATTGCCGCGCTGCTCAAGGAGATCGGCGACGGGCGTCAGGTGCTGGTCTCCGACATATCGCGGGAAAAGGACGCGGGCGGCGCCCAATTGGAGAGCTTCGCCGAACACACCAGGGCGTTCCTCCAGGTGCAAAACGGCTGCGACGCCTTCTGCTCCTACTGCATCGTCCCCTATGCCCGGGGTAGAAGCCGCAGCGTGCCGCTCGACGAGGCTTTGGCCGGGATCAGGACCTTTGCCGCGCAAGGATTCAAGGAGGTGGTGCTGACCGGCATCCATCTCGGCGGTTACGGTCTCGACCTGACACCGCCGCTAACCCTCCTCGATATCCTCATTGCCGCAGAAAAACAGCAACTTGTCGAAAGAATCCGCGTCGGATCGGTAGAACCGACGGAAGTTTCCGATGCGCTCATCGCCTTTCTCGCCGGGTCGAAGCTGGTCTGCCCGCATCTGCACATCCCGCTCCAGAGCGGCAACGATCAGGTGCTGTCGCGCATGAACCGGAAATATGCCGCAAACCTCTTTCGAGAAGTGGTGGAAAAGCTCGTTTGCGCCCTGCCCGATATCTGCATCGGCACCGACATCATCACCGGCTTTCCCGGAGAAAGCGCGGAGGAATTCGAGCAGGGCTACCGGTTTCTGGAGTCTCTCCCCGTCGCTTACTTCCACGTCTTCCCCTTCTCCCCCAGGACCGGCACCCCGGCTGCAACCATGGGCGACCACGTCCGGAGCAGCGTGATAAAGGAGCGCGCCAAGGCGCTTCGCAAGCTTTCCGAAGAGAAGAAAAAGGCTTATTACCGGACCTTCCTCGGCAAGGAGCTGCCGGTCCTTATCCAGAACAGGGAAGAAAACGGCATGCTCAAGGGGCTGTCGCGCAACTACATGCCGGTCTTCGTAAAGGGGGATGACTCCCTGATCAACAACGAGCAAAGGGTGAGGATAACCGGGGTGGTCCGGGAAGAGGTAAAGGGGGAAGTGGTCGCGGATGATCCCGCGCCGTAG
- a CDS encoding IS4-like element ISGur4 family transposase, whose translation MRPFKRLKQRRKSRAFKLLLTPIFERFKSDNELESRGYRPLQMTFDDQLKALIFYHLEEFSSGSELLQALDQDDFAKECVAPPKGIKKSSFFEAINNRGLEQLSEVFGHLVKQAGRVLPDEYAHLGNLVSIDGSLIDAVLSMEWADYRSGSKKAKAHIGFDINRGIPRKIFLTDGKEGERPFVDKIIDKGETGVMDRGYQSHNHFDQWQAAEKFFVCRIRENTHKTVIRENAVNPDSIVFYDQIVLLGTKGINQTEKELRLVGYRIDGKDYWVATNRYDLTAEEVAQVYKLRWNIETFFGWWKRHLKVYHLIARSEYGLMVQILGGLITYLLLAIYCREQHQEPVSISRVRELRNQIANEAAAEQQSRRTRIQGNSNKIRQLKRKKRRAKT comes from the coding sequence ATGCGACCGTTCAAACGACTGAAACAAAGACGAAAATCACGCGCTTTCAAATTGCTTCTTACCCCGATTTTTGAGAGATTCAAGTCAGATAATGAACTTGAATCCAGGGGGTATCGCCCGTTGCAAATGACTTTCGATGATCAGCTAAAAGCCCTGATCTTTTATCACTTGGAAGAGTTCTCTTCCGGGAGCGAACTTCTCCAGGCGCTGGATCAGGATGACTTCGCCAAGGAATGTGTTGCTCCCCCCAAGGGAATCAAAAAGAGCTCTTTCTTTGAGGCAATCAACAACCGTGGTCTTGAACAGCTTTCCGAGGTATTCGGGCATCTTGTCAAGCAAGCAGGCAGAGTGCTTCCCGATGAATATGCTCACCTTGGCAATCTGGTATCCATAGACGGTTCTTTGATAGATGCTGTTCTATCTATGGAATGGGCAGATTACCGAAGCGGCTCTAAGAAGGCCAAGGCCCATATCGGCTTCGATATCAACCGTGGTATTCCAAGGAAGATATTCCTGACCGACGGTAAAGAGGGTGAGCGCCCCTTTGTTGATAAGATCATCGACAAAGGCGAAACCGGTGTCATGGATCGTGGGTATCAGTCTCATAATCACTTTGACCAGTGGCAGGCCGCCGAGAAGTTTTTTGTCTGCCGTATCAGGGAGAATACACACAAAACCGTCATCAGAGAGAATGCCGTAAATCCTGACAGTATTGTCTTCTATGACCAGATAGTACTTCTCGGCACCAAAGGTATAAACCAGACTGAGAAAGAGCTGCGCCTTGTTGGTTACCGTATTGACGGCAAGGACTACTGGGTAGCAACCAACAGATACGACCTGACGGCTGAAGAAGTGGCCCAGGTTTATAAACTGCGCTGGAACATAGAGACCTTCTTCGGTTGGTGGAAACGCCACCTAAAGGTGTATCACCTGATTGCCAGAAGCGAATATGGTCTCATGGTTCAAATACTTGGTGGTCTCATCACCTATCTGCTGCTAGCCATCTATTGCCGTGAGCAGCACCAGGAGCCAGTCAGCATTAGCAGGGTACGAGAATTACGCAATCAGATTGCAAATGAAGCAGCAGCCGAACAGCAGAGCCGTCGCACAAGAATACAAGGTAACTCAAACAAAATTAGACAGTTGAAACGTAAGAAACGTCGTGCAAAAACCTAA
- a CDS encoding DUF6178 family protein translates to MKKTEKDGASVLTLVKGGRTSAHTFVNLPLAEKTHYLKGLRAKERMDLLIGDPEGKILVRSMEPQEFFWLFKDIGETDALELLQLASPEQCIFLLDMELWSKWSFSADKAVEWLGYLLEGGDDRISELLPQLDFELLQLLFSKELIVGGGVGDMSNDEERLADWDHSFDDMFMLTFKNPKHSQVMGRFVECICRIDNALYVALMEGVKNDIDLELEDACYHFRGGRLADLGFPPLDEALSLYARLKPATFALLGEKEHLPTGSVTTLPVPVGDDTSLLLKALALAGSDELSMELNYLINSALVADETAFSDSEAMHQVAQRVYGYLNIALEYLCEGNVKKAGEVLTGEYLKRLFQLGYSLLLGIKTRAEKLESENYAANKLLMGLKNKRPRFYRGLDSDKADGYREFMSMDDVARVEEFLRHLEG, encoded by the coding sequence TTGAAAAAAACTGAAAAAGACGGCGCCTCAGTACTTACCCTGGTAAAAGGGGGGCGGACCAGCGCACATACCTTTGTAAATCTTCCTCTTGCCGAAAAGACGCATTACCTGAAAGGGCTTCGTGCCAAAGAGCGAATGGACCTCCTGATCGGCGACCCGGAAGGGAAGATTCTTGTCCGGTCCATGGAACCCCAGGAATTTTTCTGGCTGTTCAAGGATATCGGCGAGACCGATGCTTTGGAACTCTTGCAGCTCGCTTCGCCGGAACAATGCATTTTCCTGCTTGATATGGAATTGTGGTCGAAGTGGTCCTTTTCTGCCGACAAGGCCGTTGAGTGGCTTGGCTATCTGCTGGAAGGGGGGGATGATCGGATCAGTGAACTATTGCCGCAGCTGGACTTTGAACTGCTCCAGCTGCTCTTCAGTAAAGAGCTCATAGTTGGCGGCGGTGTCGGCGACATGTCCAATGATGAAGAGCGGCTCGCAGATTGGGACCACAGCTTTGACGACATGTTCATGCTCACCTTTAAAAACCCGAAGCACAGCCAGGTCATGGGCAGATTTGTGGAATGCATCTGCCGCATTGACAATGCTCTCTACGTTGCCCTCATGGAAGGGGTGAAGAATGACATCGATCTGGAGTTGGAGGATGCCTGTTACCATTTCAGGGGCGGCCGGCTGGCCGACCTGGGCTTTCCGCCGCTCGACGAGGCACTTTCCCTCTACGCCCGTTTGAAACCGGCCACGTTTGCCCTGCTCGGCGAGAAAGAGCATTTACCGACAGGTTCCGTGACAACCCTTCCCGTGCCGGTCGGAGACGATACTTCCCTGCTGCTGAAGGCTCTGGCCCTGGCCGGGTCCGATGAATTGAGCATGGAGCTGAACTACCTGATTAACAGTGCCCTGGTGGCGGATGAGACGGCTTTTTCCGATTCGGAGGCCATGCATCAGGTTGCTCAGCGGGTTTACGGTTATCTGAATATCGCCCTTGAATATCTCTGCGAGGGGAATGTGAAAAAGGCGGGTGAGGTCTTGACCGGTGAATATCTGAAAAGGCTGTTCCAGCTGGGCTACAGTCTCCTTCTCGGGATCAAGACCAGGGCGGAGAAGCTGGAAAGTGAAAACTATGCTGCCAATAAGCTCTTGATGGGGCTTAAAAACAAGCGGCCCAGGTTCTACCGCGGCCTCGATTCCGACAAGGCCGACGGCTACCGGGAATTCATGTCAATGGACGATGTTGCCAGGGTTGAGGAGTTTCTGCGCCATCTGGAGGGGTAG
- a CDS encoding AAA family ATPase, giving the protein MYLEYFGFREKPFSVTPNPRFIFLSKNHREAFAHLLYGINNHSGFIELTGEVGTGKTTVLRTFLNRLDEDSHRTALIFNPCLSSEELLRTINREFIIPYEGLSRAELLESLNVFLLEQKAAGRNVVLVIDEAQNLAPEVLEQIRLISNLETETDKLIQIVLAGQPELEGILEKTELRQLRQRILVHYHLLPMDFEDTKGYIEHRLELAGGGVIFVNQALKRIFRYSGGVPRLINIACDRALLIGYTEGSREIQGRMAAAAVAEIKRTRSPKHLFARLRLTVLATLAILLIVGIYAALGTRQTISAKRMQPAVAAVPDPLNALRKGFSGMDEAESVSASFKAIARLWNVSPVANLQKVSSIQDLEKLALQRGLRLTPFTGSLDLLLRSDSPALLEFTIPGVSGKRYLALVGKDNDQLLISPPLAGHDSLSSEELKALWSGRSYLFWKNIYNIRPTISAGSSGWRVSRLQQLLAGAGFYKIRLNGVFDAATQNALKQYRLARGIEQSDRVGELTLLFLYKEGKDHITPKLEKRGGNRL; this is encoded by the coding sequence ATGTATCTCGAATATTTCGGCTTCAGGGAAAAGCCCTTTTCGGTCACTCCGAACCCACGCTTCATTTTCCTCAGCAAAAACCACCGGGAAGCTTTTGCCCACCTTTTGTACGGCATAAACAACCATTCCGGTTTTATCGAACTGACCGGCGAGGTGGGGACCGGCAAAACCACGGTTCTGCGCACGTTCCTCAACCGGCTTGACGAGGATAGCCACCGCACCGCCCTTATCTTCAATCCCTGCCTGTCGTCAGAGGAACTGCTGCGCACCATAAACCGGGAGTTTATAATACCCTACGAAGGGCTGAGCCGCGCCGAGCTTCTGGAAAGCCTGAACGTCTTTCTCCTGGAGCAGAAAGCCGCCGGTCGCAACGTGGTGCTGGTGATCGACGAGGCGCAGAACCTGGCGCCGGAGGTGCTGGAACAGATCCGGCTCATCTCCAACCTGGAGACGGAGACGGATAAGCTGATCCAGATTGTGCTGGCAGGACAGCCGGAACTTGAAGGAATTCTTGAAAAGACCGAGCTGCGCCAGCTCAGGCAGCGGATTCTGGTGCACTACCACCTGCTCCCCATGGATTTTGAAGACACCAAAGGGTATATCGAACACCGGCTCGAATTGGCTGGGGGCGGGGTGATCTTTGTAAACCAGGCCCTGAAAAGGATTTTCCGCTATTCCGGCGGAGTTCCCCGGCTTATCAATATTGCCTGCGACAGGGCGCTGCTGATCGGCTATACAGAGGGAAGCCGCGAGATTCAAGGCCGGATGGCTGCTGCCGCTGTTGCTGAAATCAAGAGGACGAGAAGTCCGAAGCATCTTTTTGCCCGGTTACGTCTCACAGTTCTCGCCACTTTAGCGATCCTGCTCATTGTAGGGATATATGCTGCCCTGGGGACCAGGCAAACCATATCCGCCAAGCGTATGCAACCGGCAGTGGCAGCTGTGCCGGACCCGCTCAATGCATTGCGTAAAGGGTTTTCCGGGATGGACGAAGCAGAGAGCGTATCCGCTTCATTCAAAGCCATTGCCCGTCTTTGGAATGTTTCGCCGGTAGCAAACCTGCAGAAGGTGAGCAGCATCCAGGACCTGGAAAAACTGGCGCTGCAGCGGGGGCTCCGCCTTACACCGTTCACCGGCAGTCTCGACCTTCTCTTGCGCAGTGATTCGCCCGCACTTCTTGAGTTCACCATTCCGGGTGTCAGCGGCAAGCGATATCTGGCCCTGGTCGGCAAGGACAATGACCAGTTGCTGATTTCTCCTCCCCTGGCCGGCCATGATTCGCTCAGCAGCGAGGAACTCAAAGCGCTTTGGTCGGGACGCAGTTACCTGTTTTGGAAAAATATATACAATATTCGTCCAACCATCTCGGCAGGGAGTAGCGGCTGGCGGGTGAGCCGCCTGCAACAGCTCCTTGCCGGTGCAGGGTTTTACAAAATCCGGCTTAACGGGGTTTTTGACGCTGCCACCCAAAATGCGCTCAAGCAATACCGGCTGGCACGGGGAATTGAACAGAGCGACAGGGTTGGAGAGTTGACCCTTCTTTTTCTGTATAAGGAAGGAAAAGATCATATCACCCCGAAGCTTGAAAAGAGGGGGGGCAACAGGCTATGA
- a CDS encoding YcgN family cysteine cluster protein, with the protein MATNMVKKDDQQLEDWESLCEQCGLCCFEKIEDEDGTIFFTATPCRYLDVVSRECKIYERRFEICPECVKLTEEIVRGIRWLHDDCGYMKALGLKRRR; encoded by the coding sequence ATGGCAACTAACATGGTAAAAAAGGATGATCAACAGCTTGAAGATTGGGAGTCGCTTTGCGAACAGTGCGGTCTCTGCTGCTTTGAGAAGATCGAGGATGAAGACGGCACCATATTCTTCACGGCAACTCCCTGTCGCTATCTGGATGTGGTGAGCCGGGAATGCAAGATCTATGAGCGGCGCTTTGAAATATGCCCCGAGTGCGTCAAGCTTACTGAAGAGATTGTAAGGGGCATCCGCTGGCTCCATGATGATTGTGGTTATATGAAGGCCCTCGGTTTGAAGCGGAGGCGTTGA
- a CDS encoding type II toxin-antitoxin system RelE/ParE family toxin codes for MNFAVKLTAQAERDLLDIYRYVAANDAPAKAEGLLDNLEKVIESLETLPQRGHCPPELERIGMMEYRELFFKPYRVIYRITGKDVCVYAVLDGRRDIPDLLQERMLR; via the coding sequence ATGAACTTTGCGGTCAAGCTGACTGCACAGGCCGAGCGCGATCTGCTGGACATATACCGGTACGTAGCTGCCAACGATGCGCCGGCAAAAGCCGAGGGGCTGCTGGACAACCTGGAGAAGGTCATCGAAAGTCTCGAAACCCTGCCGCAACGGGGACACTGTCCGCCGGAGCTGGAACGGATCGGGATGATGGAATACCGGGAGCTCTTTTTCAAACCATACCGGGTCATTTATCGCATCACAGGCAAGGACGTATGCGTTTATGCCGTTCTCGACGGCAGAAGGGATATACCGGACCTCTTGCAGGAGAGGATGCTACGGTGA
- the cysE gene encoding serine O-acetyltransferase, which produces MFSRLKQDIKAVFDRDPAARSALEVFFCYPGLHAIWFHRISHWLWTHELFFLGRFCSHMGRFFTGIEIHPGATIGKGFFIDHGMGVVIGETAEIGDNVTLYHGVTLGGVSWEKTKRHPTLGDNVVVGSGAKVLGPFTVGRDSKIGSNSVVVKEVPPNSTVVGIPGRVVMATEKPTEKMDLQHGRLPDPEAKAISCLFDQIRELERKLSTLTTEYEQLKKRLDEGK; this is translated from the coding sequence ATGTTTTCAAGATTAAAGCAGGACATTAAAGCCGTCTTTGACAGGGACCCGGCAGCCAGAAGCGCTTTAGAGGTCTTTTTCTGCTATCCGGGCCTGCATGCCATCTGGTTTCACAGAATTTCCCACTGGCTCTGGACGCATGAATTGTTCTTCCTCGGCCGCTTCTGCTCCCACATGGGAAGGTTTTTTACCGGCATAGAGATTCATCCCGGCGCAACCATCGGCAAAGGCTTTTTTATCGATCACGGCATGGGAGTAGTCATTGGTGAGACCGCCGAGATCGGCGACAACGTGACCCTTTACCATGGGGTAACTCTTGGCGGTGTGAGCTGGGAAAAGACCAAACGCCACCCCACCCTCGGGGACAACGTGGTGGTAGGTTCCGGCGCGAAGGTTCTCGGGCCGTTCACTGTCGGACGGGACAGCAAGATCGGTTCGAATTCGGTCGTCGTCAAAGAGGTGCCGCCCAATTCAACGGTTGTGGGCATACCGGGTCGCGTGGTCATGGCCACGGAAAAGCCCACGGAAAAGATGGACCTGCAGCACGGCCGGCTGCCCGACCCGGAAGCGAAAGCCATCTCCTGTCTCTTTGACCAGATCCGGGAGCTGGAACGTAAATTATCGACCCTTACCACCGAATACGAGCAGCTGAAAAAACGGCTCGACGAAGGGAAATAA
- a CDS encoding Rrf2 family transcriptional regulator → MRLSTRAQYAVRAMVDLSLYATDKPVSLKEIAQREDIPLSYLEQLFFRLKNGGIVTSIRGPGGGYILARNSALIKVGEIVVTVEEPLSPVACMDEGSTGCSRVSRCVTHNIWKDLGERIRGFLDAITLEDLTHEAREKLES, encoded by the coding sequence ATGCGCTTGTCAACAAGAGCTCAGTATGCTGTGCGGGCCATGGTCGACCTCTCCCTCTACGCCACGGACAAACCTGTATCGCTCAAGGAAATAGCCCAGCGGGAAGATATCCCCCTGAGCTACCTGGAGCAGCTTTTCTTCCGTCTGAAAAACGGCGGGATCGTCACCAGCATCCGCGGACCGGGCGGCGGCTATATCCTGGCGCGAAACAGCGCCCTCATCAAGGTGGGTGAGATAGTCGTCACCGTCGAAGAACCTCTCAGCCCTGTAGCCTGCATGGACGAAGGGAGCACCGGTTGTTCGAGGGTCTCCCGGTGCGTCACCCACAACATCTGGAAAGACCTGGGAGAGCGGATCAGGGGATTTCTCGACGCCATCACCCTTGAAGACCTTACCCACGAGGCACGGGAAAAGCTGGAAAGCTAA
- the mnmA gene encoding tRNA 2-thiouridine(34) synthase MnmA, producing MVKNNKRKRVVIAMSGGVDSSVAAALLKEEGHEVIGISMQVWDYTRFTAEEGEKFDTCCSLDDIHDARRVAEQLEIPFYVVNFEEEFQNLVIDDFVNEYLLGRTPNPCVRCNQWIKFELLLKKARGLGADMIATGHYARTEQDADGRYRLMKGVDPAKDQSYFLFTLTQEQLAMTLFPLGGMTKQEVRALAAGYGLRVAEKGESQEICFVPDNDYVRFIEEERGKQLLSGNIVDRKGKVLGVHDGTYRYTVGQRKGLGIAHPEPLYVLGVDAARKEVTVGPRDALYSDGLIATAINWIAPTPETAIEASCKIRYRHHPIPCRILPLADNRAEVRFTEREKSVTPGQAVVFYDGDTVLGGGWIEHAVNTKTAVSHE from the coding sequence ATGGTAAAAAACAATAAACGAAAACGGGTCGTCATCGCCATGAGCGGCGGGGTGGATTCCTCGGTCGCCGCGGCCCTGCTGAAGGAAGAGGGGCATGAGGTAATCGGCATCTCCATGCAGGTCTGGGACTACACCAGGTTCACGGCCGAGGAAGGGGAAAAGTTCGACACCTGCTGCTCGCTGGACGATATCCACGATGCGCGGCGGGTCGCAGAGCAACTGGAAATCCCCTTTTACGTGGTGAACTTCGAGGAAGAGTTCCAGAACCTCGTCATCGACGACTTCGTCAACGAGTATCTCCTCGGACGCACCCCCAACCCCTGCGTACGATGCAACCAGTGGATAAAGTTCGAGCTTCTCCTGAAGAAGGCGCGCGGACTCGGGGCGGACATGATCGCCACCGGCCACTACGCCAGGACGGAGCAGGATGCCGACGGCCGTTACCGGCTCATGAAAGGGGTCGATCCGGCAAAGGACCAGTCTTATTTCCTCTTCACCCTCACCCAGGAACAGCTCGCCATGACCCTCTTTCCACTGGGGGGGATGACCAAGCAGGAGGTCCGCGCCCTCGCCGCCGGTTACGGTCTGCGGGTGGCGGAAAAGGGGGAGAGCCAGGAGATCTGCTTTGTCCCTGACAACGACTACGTCCGTTTCATCGAGGAAGAACGGGGGAAGCAGCTGCTCTCCGGGAACATCGTCGACAGGAAGGGAAAGGTCCTGGGGGTGCATGACGGGACCTACCGATATACCGTGGGCCAGCGCAAGGGTCTGGGTATCGCCCACCCGGAACCGCTCTACGTGCTGGGAGTGGACGCCGCCAGGAAAGAGGTTACGGTAGGCCCACGTGACGCACTCTACAGCGACGGCCTGATTGCGACAGCCATCAACTGGATTGCCCCCACCCCGGAAACCGCCATTGAAGCGAGCTGCAAGATCAGGTACCGCCACCACCCCATCCCGTGCCGTATTCTTCCCCTTGCCGACAACCGCGCAGAGGTGCGTTTCACGGAACGGGAAAAGTCCGTCACCCCCGGCCAGGCAGTGGTCTTTTACGACGGAGACACAGTGCTCGGCGGCGGCTGGATCGAACATGCAGTGAACACAAAAACGGCAGTTAGCCACGAATGA
- a CDS encoding BrnA antitoxin family protein produces MGKIVRHTSEELKAMISRGEDRTDWERLRNMTEEEIEANAYADADNPPLTDEELTAARIVRHGRGRPKKDRPKKAVSLRIDPEVLAYFKGTGKGWQSRIDAALKEWMKEHKAA; encoded by the coding sequence ATGGGAAAAATCGTCAGACACACCAGCGAAGAACTGAAGGCCATGATTTCAAGGGGCGAAGACCGAACCGACTGGGAACGTCTCAGAAACATGACCGAAGAAGAAATCGAGGCCAACGCTTATGCCGACGCGGACAATCCGCCTCTCACCGATGAAGAGCTGACAGCGGCCCGCATTGTGCGCCATGGACGGGGCCGCCCCAAAAAAGACCGGCCTAAAAAGGCCGTCTCTCTTCGGATCGACCCTGAAGTCCTCGCCTACTTCAAAGGTACCGGTAAAGGCTGGCAAAGCCGCATCGATGCAGCCCTCAAGGAATGGATGAAAGAACACAAGGCGGCATAA